The Armatimonadota bacterium genome includes a window with the following:
- a CDS encoding JAB domain-containing protein, with protein sequence MRRQQVARNQESKSELSDLMPPVFRVQLVREAGVKRTGISDAHDAVALLRRYLEHEDREHFVTLMLDVKNQVIGIHTVSIGNLNSAIVSPREVFKAAILANAASIILGHNHPSGDTTPSPEDIQVTEVLHQAGKLLHIDVLDHVIIGEEGAFCSLRRSHLMPRD encoded by the coding sequence ATGAGGAGACAGCAAGTAGCTCGGAATCAAGAATCCAAATCAGAGTTGAGCGATCTGATGCCTCCAGTTTTTCGGGTTCAACTTGTTAGGGAAGCGGGCGTCAAGAGAACCGGAATTTCGGACGCTCATGACGCTGTGGCCCTCCTGCGGCGGTATCTGGAACATGAAGACAGAGAACACTTCGTTACGCTCATGCTCGACGTGAAGAATCAAGTGATCGGGATTCATACCGTGAGCATCGGTAACCTCAACAGTGCGATTGTCTCTCCTCGTGAGGTTTTTAAGGCGGCAATCCTCGCCAACGCGGCTTCAATAATCCTCGGCCACAACCACCCTTCCGGCGATACAACGCCCTCACCCGAAGACATTCAAGTCACTGAAGTCCTTCACCAGGCGGGCAAGCTTCTCCATATAGACGTGCTCGATCATGTAATTATCGGTGAAGAGGGCGCGTTTTGTTCCCTCCGCCGCTCTCACCTAATGCCACGGGATTGA
- a CDS encoding ArdC-like ssDNA-binding domain-containing protein, which translates to MKTEQAKDIIDKHIDQLAENLDSGHSEQLTEFLSTMAKFHRYSLGNVLLIMAQKPDSTHVAGFNTWKSLGRYVKAGEKGIAILAPMAFKNQESESLPNESDEDEEKSIRFRVVYVFDVSQTDGEPLPEFAKVTGDPGDYSERLKGLVRQLSIELEYSDQLGGALGVSRGGKIALKEGLDPSQEFTTLVHELAHEILHQGDERKGSTKTSRELEAEAVAFVVAQAIGLDAGTASSDYIQLYRGDKAQLTQSLDAVRKAASLILEAIVE; encoded by the coding sequence GTGAAGACCGAACAAGCCAAAGATATTATCGACAAACACATCGATCAACTAGCCGAAAACCTCGATTCCGGACACAGCGAGCAGCTCACCGAGTTCCTGTCCACAATGGCTAAATTCCACCGCTACAGCCTTGGAAATGTGCTTCTGATCATGGCTCAGAAACCTGATTCAACCCACGTCGCAGGATTCAACACATGGAAGTCACTCGGTCGATACGTTAAGGCAGGAGAGAAGGGGATTGCAATTCTCGCCCCTATGGCCTTCAAAAATCAAGAGTCAGAATCGCTTCCGAATGAATCCGACGAAGACGAAGAGAAATCTATCAGATTCCGCGTGGTCTATGTTTTCGACGTGAGCCAAACCGACGGCGAACCTCTGCCAGAGTTCGCCAAAGTCACCGGAGATCCGGGCGACTACTCCGAGAGATTGAAGGGCCTGGTCAGGCAACTTTCAATCGAGCTTGAGTACAGCGACCAGCTTGGAGGTGCATTAGGTGTTTCGAGGGGCGGCAAGATTGCGCTCAAAGAAGGGCTTGACCCTTCACAAGAATTCACCACTTTGGTTCACGAGCTTGCTCACGAAATCCTGCATCAGGGCGATGAAAGGAAAGGCTCCACCAAGACCAGCAGGGAGCTTGAAGCCGAAGCCGTCGCCTTTGTCGTTGCCCAGGCCATTGGTCTCGATGCCGGAACCGCAAGCTCCGACTACATTCAGCTCTATCGCGGGGATAAGGCCCAACTCACCCAATCCCTTGACGCCGTGCGAAAAGCCGCATCGCTCATCTTGGAGGCGATTGTCGAGTAA